GATAGCCCCTTCACATAAAACTTTGCTGAGTCTGCCATTGTTGTCATACTCATATTCACGCAGAATCGGCTGCGGTGTGAGAGCTAATGCTTTTTTGATAATTCTGCCGTTTTTATCTCTTTCTGTTGCAACCAGTGAGAAAGGCTCATCCATATCAGGAACAGTAAACGGCTTAGTTTCAAGCTGTTGAATCGGCCCCATATTAACTGAATCCCTTTTCTGCTCATCGGTAATGGTTTGTCCTGTGCCTGTTTCAGGCTTTCTCGGCTGTTTTGTCGCCATTTCTGCCATTAATCCCTGACCGTACTCCGTTTTGCGCAGTTCTTTCGCTAACGGAAGCTCTGGGTTTTTAACCATAAATTGTGCATGGAGCTGCCGTTTAGCATTCTTTTGCCTTTCTTGAATTTGCTCCATCTGTTGCTTGCGCTGATCCCACAGTTTACGGCGTTCGGGCTTCATCATGCTTGGGTACATTTTTTCATCATTACTGAAGTCAGCGAAAAGAGTGGAAAGATCGTCAGGATCAAACTCTTCGCCCAGTCCTACGTTTTGCATCACCTCATACATTTCATTGAGTTGCTCTTCCGGTCTCATAGAGTTTCTATACAAACGGGCACTTGTCGATAACTCTTCATTCTCTTTTTTGCGCAACCAGTAACTATTTAGCCTATTCAAATTATGCTCCTCTCCTTATTGCCGTACCTGAATAAAATACAGAACTGCTCTGTACTTTAGGGCGTGACGTTTGCTCTATAAGGAAAGAATATTGAATAACGCGGACATGAATAAGCCGACTCAGGTCCGGTTGGTGGAAAAACAAAAATCCCCCTTGAAGCACTAAGCCTCAAGGGGGATTTAGTTAGGTCTTTAATAGTAGAACTTATGCAGTGGTTGGAGGAGTGAAAACACGTGAGCTTAGTTCTTTATCAAGAGCGAACATACCGTTGCCTTCGCCGCCGGTAAGTCTGAGCTTATTCAGTACTTCATTCACGTTGTCTTCTTCTTCAACCTGTTCTGTTACGAACCATTGCAGGAAGATGTTGGTAGCGTGATCTCTTTCATCAATAGCCAGATTAATCAGGTTATTGATAAGTGAGGTAACTTTCTGCTCGTGCTCAAGAACTGCTTTAATGGCATCAAGAGGGCTTTTCCACTCGGCTTCTGGACCTTCAATCGCAGTCAGTAGAACCTTTCCACCGCGCTGAATTATGTAGTCATAGAATTTTGTGGCATGGAACTGTTCTTCCTGTGCCTGAACTCTCATCCAGTTCGCAAACCCGCTCAGTCCGATGTCGCTAAAGTAAGCGGACATGGAAAGGTATAGATAAGCAGAGTAGAATTCAGCGTTCAAATGTTCATTCAATGCTTTTTCAAGAACTTTATTGGACATGTTATTAACTCTCCAACATTTTTAAATGGTTGCCTAATAACCGAGATCTTCGTCGGTTATCTTGGTTGCAAAAAACTTGTGCATCCAGAATTGATATATAATTACAATTGGCACCATTACTAGGGCTACTGTCAACATGATTTTAAGAGTCAGCTGACTTGAAGCCGCGTTATAGATAGTTATGGAGAATGCCGGATTAATGCTTGAAGGCAGTAGTGCTGGGAATAATCCTATAACTCCGAATAAGGTGGTTGAAACGATGAGCAGTGCTGAGCTGGCCCATGCTTTCCACCATTTCTGAGCAGAGATGAGTGTACGGGTCTTAACAATTGCAAAGATCGGTACAAGCAGAATCAATAACAGAATAGGGTGTGCAAGATAGTTGCTTAGCAGCTTGGTATAAATACCGGTAAGAGCAAGGAAAGCAACGTATACAGCAACTAAGATAGGCCAAATGGCTGCAGCCATATTGCCTGCACGTTCATTCAGATCTCCTGTAGTACGTACAGCAAGCCATAAGCACCCATGAAGTGTGAAGAGCAGTACAAATAAAACTCCACCGGCAAGGCCGTAAGGATTAAGCAGAGTCAGCAAGCCGCCCTGAAAAACGCCTTCAGCATTAATGGGGATTCCCTGAAAGATGTTTGCAAATGCAACACCTAAAAGCAGGGCCGGTACAGCACTACCGAAGACCATGCATGCATCCCAGAATTTGCGGGCGCCGTCTGATTCGACTAGCCCTCTAAATTCAAATGCAACGCCGCGAATAATAAGGGCCATCAGTAGCAGCATTAAAGCTGTGTAAAGTCCGCTGAACATTACCGCATAAGCTTTTGGAAAAGCCGCAAAGGTTACTCCGCCTGCGGTAATAAGCCAAACTTCATTTCCGTCCCAGAAAGGGCCCATTGCATTAAAGATTGTTTTTTTATCTTTCTCGTTTTTGGCGAGAAATGGCATCATTGCGCCTAGACCGAGGTCATAACCGTCAAGCATAAAATAGACGGCCCAGAGCACTCCCCATAATAAGAACCATATAGTTTCCAGCATGTTTATCTCCTTGACTTGTAGAGTTTAGTAAAGCTCTTAAGCCTTCACAGGTTCAGGCCCTTTGCGTGCAAATTTGGTCAGCAGGAATATTTCGCAGGTACCGAGTATTGTGTATAGCAGGGTAAGCCCGATGAATGAAAATGCGACCTGACTTGTCACGATGGGAGAAACCGCATCACTGGTTTTCATTATGCCGTATACTATCCACGGCTGTCTTCCTACTTCAGCTATCGCCCAACCTGCCCAAATGGCAATGTAAGGAAGGGGAATAGAGTAGAGCATTACGCGAAGTAGCAATTTGTTTTCAACCAGATTCTTTCTCTTAATCCAAGCCCATATGCAAAGGAGAGGGAATAGAGTTCCTAGCCCGACCATCAAGCGGAAAGCAAGGAATGTAACTGTTACTGGAGGGCGGTCTTCTTTGGCCCATGCTTTAAGCCCCTTAACCGGAGCATCAAAGGAGTTGAAAGCTAAGAAGCTAAGTCCGCCAGGGATGCCGAAAAGTTCAATTGAATTTTCTTCTTTTGCTTCATTAGGCACAGAAAGGAGGTACATTGGTGCGCTGTCTGTTGTTTCCCAGAGAGCTTCCATTGCAGCAAGTTTTGCAGGTTGAACGTGTGCAACTTCCTGAGCATGTCCGTGTCCTTGCACAGCAACTGCAATGGAAAATATGAAAGCGCAAACAAGACCCATTTTGAAAGATGTTGTGAAGAATTCAACTTCATTTTTGCGGAGCAGATGATAGGCACTGATTCCCATAATGAAGAATCCTCCAACTACTAACGCTCCGAATCCGTTGTGTAAAAACTGTGACCATGCGAAAGGGTTTGTAATAACTGTTATAAAATTTTCTAGCTCTGCACGGCCGTTGCGGATTACGTATCCGACAGGGTTCTGCATCCAGCCATTGGCAAGAATAATCCAAACTGCTGACATATTTGATGCGATTGCAACGATCCATATGCAGGCACAGTGCATTTTAGCTGAAAGTTTTTTCCAGCCGAAAATCCATGCGGCAAGGAAAGTTGATTCCATAAAAAAGGCGACTGTTGCTTCAATGGCGAGCAGTGATCCGAAAATATCTCCGACATATTCAGAGTATTTGGACCAGTTTGTTCCAAATTGAAATTCAAGCGTTATTCCGGTTACTACTCCGAGGACAAAGTTAATAACAAACAATTTTCCCCAGAATTTAGTCATCCTCAGATAAACTTCTTTTCCTGTGCGCACATAGTAGGTTTCCATGATGGCAACCATTACTGAAAGACCTAGTGTAAGGGGCACAAAAATGAAGTGGAACATTGTTGCCATGGCGAATTGAAGCCTTGACAGCATAAGAACATCCATCATTCCTCTCCTTGTTCAGAGTTACAATTATTCCCCGGAAATTTTTTCTAGGGCCGCTTGCGCCAATTGGCCAACAGTCAAAGATTGAAGCTGTCGGTCCATATAAATACTAATAATATTTCCATTGCCTGTGAGCTTTTTAAGCTGCGGCACAGCTTGCTTAGCTTTAAGCCCCCCAAGGGCCCAGCAGGCAATTCCAACAAGCACAGGGTCAGTAGTTGCAAGAAATTTGATTAAATCATCTGTTGCAGGGTTAACTATATCAGGTCTGCTTTGTGCAAGTCTTGCAACTCCCCACATTGCTCCGCGAAGCAGCAGAGTAAATTCAAGAAAATTTTCTGGTTTTCCTTCCGCTTCATGAATATAGCTGAGAAGAAATCTGCCATATTCGTCAGCCATAACTTTATTTGAAGCAGTAATTTCACCCATTGCTTCAGGTACACCCCAACCGC
Above is a genomic segment from Desulfovibrio sp. UCD-KL4C containing:
- a CDS encoding ferritin; this translates as MSNKVLEKALNEHLNAEFYSAYLYLSMSAYFSDIGLSGFANWMRVQAQEEQFHATKFYDYIIQRGGKVLLTAIEGPEAEWKSPLDAIKAVLEHEQKVTSLINNLINLAIDERDHATNIFLQWFVTEQVEEEDNVNEVLNKLRLTGGEGNGMFALDKELSSRVFTPPTTA
- the cydB gene encoding cytochrome d ubiquinol oxidase subunit II, with translation MLETIWFLLWGVLWAVYFMLDGYDLGLGAMMPFLAKNEKDKKTIFNAMGPFWDGNEVWLITAGGVTFAAFPKAYAVMFSGLYTALMLLLMALIIRGVAFEFRGLVESDGARKFWDACMVFGSAVPALLLGVAFANIFQGIPINAEGVFQGGLLTLLNPYGLAGGVLFVLLFTLHGCLWLAVRTTGDLNERAGNMAAAIWPILVAVYVAFLALTGIYTKLLSNYLAHPILLLILLVPIFAIVKTRTLISAQKWWKAWASSALLIVSTTLFGVIGLFPALLPSSINPAFSITIYNAASSQLTLKIMLTVALVMVPIVIIYQFWMHKFFATKITDEDLGY
- a CDS encoding cytochrome ubiquinol oxidase subunit I; translation: MDVLMLSRLQFAMATMFHFIFVPLTLGLSVMVAIMETYYVRTGKEVYLRMTKFWGKLFVINFVLGVVTGITLEFQFGTNWSKYSEYVGDIFGSLLAIEATVAFFMESTFLAAWIFGWKKLSAKMHCACIWIVAIASNMSAVWIILANGWMQNPVGYVIRNGRAELENFITVITNPFAWSQFLHNGFGALVVGGFFIMGISAYHLLRKNEVEFFTTSFKMGLVCAFIFSIAVAVQGHGHAQEVAHVQPAKLAAMEALWETTDSAPMYLLSVPNEAKEENSIELFGIPGGLSFLAFNSFDAPVKGLKAWAKEDRPPVTVTFLAFRLMVGLGTLFPLLCIWAWIKRKNLVENKLLLRVMLYSIPLPYIAIWAGWAIAEVGRQPWIVYGIMKTSDAVSPIVTSQVAFSFIGLTLLYTILGTCEIFLLTKFARKGPEPVKA
- a CDS encoding DVU0298 family protein is translated as MAVGRQVKKAVMVALADENWEQKFSELMKDHPMQTLIAPLFSSLCAPSEIVRWHGVTSFGQVLCRLFAEDDARARIVMRRIMWMLNEESGGCGWGVPEAMGEITASNKVMADEYGRFLLSYIHEAEGKPENFLEFTLLLRGAMWGVARLAQSRPDIVNPATDDLIKFLATTDPVLVGIACWALGGLKAKQAVPQLKKLTGNGNIISIYMDRQLQSLTVGQLAQAALEKISGE